Below is a genomic region from Laspinema palackyanum D2c.
CGATGATAGCACCAGCTTCTACTTGGTCCCCTTGTTCGACATATAATTGAGCAATCCGGCCAGTGCTTTTGGGGGAGAGGTTGACACTCTGAATCGGTCGGACAGTGCCACTGGCTTGGATGCGGACGGTCAGGGTTTGGGTGTCTACGGGGACAGTTATTTCGGCGATCGCATCGGTGCGCGGTTGGGCGTTTTGGTAGGTTCTATAGGCAAAGGTGCTGACGCCTAATAATCCAGCGGCGATCAGCGCAATAATCACCCGTTTGTACCGCCGTTTCCCCTCGGGTTTAAAGTCCGGTTTAGGGGGAGGTAACGGGGGTTTTTTATGGTTATTTTGAGATTCAGTAACTTGCTCTATACTAGATGGCCGTTGCATTGGGGTACTCCTGTTTCCCGATGGAGAGGTGCCGGGATTAATGATGTTTTTAAAAAATTTAGGCTGACAGATGGATGGAGGATTGAGGGGGCGATCGCAGGGTTAAGGCTGCTTCACCTCTCGTTCCCGTTCCCAGCGTTGGACTAACCGAGGCAGTTCTCCTTCAAAAAAAGCGTGAAAATTTCGCATTTCCTCCAGTCGTTGCCGACGTTCGTCTGGTTCTCCTTCCAGTAACCCCAGTCCCCGTTCAGCTATTTCGCGCACCGCTTTAATTTGGGCGGTTTTTTGTTGAATTAATTCGGTCCAAGCACCTAATTTGATACAAAAATAATCTCGGCGATCGCCCGGTAAACTGATGCGATCGACGATTCCCGCTTGAATCAACAACCGAGACATGGTGCTAATTGACCCTTTAGAAGCCTGTAACGCTTCCGCCAGTTGACTCAAGGACTGATGCGGAGGGTCTGCAATCAACAACCACCCGAGAATTCGTCCCGCCATCCTCGGCATCCCGCTCAGTTCAAACAATAGGCCCACTTCTTCCACAAAGCGCCTCAGTTCAAACTGTTGCGCCTCTTTATCGACTCTGGACATACTTGCCCTAGATGAATTGCTTTATTCACAATTGTAGCAAAGTTTTGACTGTTTAGTAAAGACTGAACGAAATGAATTTTTACAGCAGCCACCCCTCTGTAGGGGCCATTCGCGAATGGCCCCCAATCTAATCAGGGAGAGGTCAGAAAAACTTGATAAAATTTTTGATAACCGCTCAATTTTGTACAGTTTAAGAGTCTTCCGTTGTTGTTTAGGCTGTTCTAAAAAAATAATTTCTACCGTATCTCCCGCATGAAAAGGCAAACCTGTTAATTCCAATCAACCATCT
It encodes:
- a CDS encoding GbsR/MarR family transcriptional regulator, coding for MSRVDKEAQQFELRRFVEEVGLLFELSGMPRMAGRILGWLLIADPPHQSLSQLAEALQASKGSISTMSRLLIQAGIVDRISLPGDRRDYFCIKLGAWTELIQQKTAQIKAVREIAERGLGLLEGEPDERRQRLEEMRNFHAFFEGELPRLVQRWEREREVKQP